The following coding sequences are from one Treponema bryantii window:
- a CDS encoding RNA polymerase sigma factor, which produces MKTLSMDDFENLYRQYGPMVLRRCRFILKNEEKALDAMQDVFVRLIERKEKISNVCSSLLYTMATNICLNKIRSDKLRNGPEFDVIAEIVEDSASAEGTEKIETSILLDCIFSERDNKDRQIAILHYVDGYTLEETSQKMKMSVSGIRKRLEKLKEYAGGRYGNSN; this is translated from the coding sequence ATGAAAACTTTGTCAATGGATGACTTTGAAAATCTTTACCGCCAGTACGGCCCTATGGTTCTCAGACGCTGCCGCTTCATTCTTAAGAATGAGGAAAAGGCTCTTGATGCCATGCAGGATGTATTTGTTCGCCTTATTGAAAGAAAGGAGAAAATCAGCAATGTCTGCTCCAGCCTTCTTTACACTATGGCCACAAATATCTGTCTTAATAAAATAAGATCAGACAAACTGCGAAATGGTCCGGAATTTGATGTAATTGCAGAAATAGTTGAAGATAGTGCAAGCGCAGAAGGAACAGAAAAAATCGAAACTTCTATTCTTCTTGATTGTATCTTTTCTGAACGTGACAACAAGGACAGACAGATTGCAATTTTACATTATGTAGACGGCTATACTCTTGAAGAAACATCCCAGAAAATGAAAATGTCTGTTTCCGGAATCAGAAAACGTCTGGAAAAACTTAAAGAATATGCAGGAGGAAGATATGGCAATTCCAACTAG
- a CDS encoding caspase family protein yields the protein MKKLILMTIALLSLTQAFAAATEENTSGVDRYAVYIGSNKGGKGREQLLYAGSDAQNFQKAMAEIGGVSDANSYILIDPTKEAIDDTLNKISLKITNSQSHAKRSEFIFYYSGHSDENALLLGDIPYDYSALKAAITEVPSDIHVVILDSCYSGNFIRTKGGQKRKPFLIDDSSVVTGHAYLSSSSTNEYSQESDEIESSYFTNAMITGLRGAADASGDNKVTLNELYSYAFNDTLSKTESSKAGPQHPNYNITLVGSGDLILSDISSGEAMLSLSKDAKGKFIIRNAEGKLISEINKVAGQPIFMALPAAQYSAIIIDEYSTKQGYFILEKDQIYVLDQNSLTSIKRKSNRVRGNTSDDADDDILPIDDLDERKPARRGSRRRYDTEEEISVISIEPSESSEEKSESKKEDQFISFFETFNSRNMTYFHMSAVPGISITGGEKEYSLFSMGLIGALDTNVCALQWSNIMSITTHNMIGGQMSGIFNTAGQVYGVQAAGLFNTSGNVNGGQFSGLFNVGKKVNGIQTAGLFNVANEINGVQTAGLFNYAKEVSGVQIGLINYAEKSNGIAIGLINIIKDGMHHVGFNWDSNGMFDVFLQSGTKNLFITFGAAMDRRDIFEKYNENRTVILYSGLGTELRFGFSSLDFEVLFKSVYNQDYMPTTYQEFKEFNFASIMIPSFRFTFNILSMNHLDLGLGLSLDIQNKGTNDRAFDYTYHRWGSDNNETNLYPAVFLGFKIK from the coding sequence ATGAAAAAACTTATTTTAATGACTATTGCGCTGCTTTCCCTTACTCAGGCCTTTGCAGCAGCAACAGAAGAAAATACAAGCGGAGTAGACAGATATGCTGTTTACATCGGTTCAAATAAGGGTGGAAAAGGCCGTGAGCAGCTTTTATATGCAGGAAGCGATGCTCAGAATTTCCAGAAAGCAATGGCTGAAATCGGTGGTGTAAGTGATGCAAACAGCTATATTCTTATTGACCCGACTAAAGAAGCTATTGATGATACATTAAACAAAATATCTCTTAAAATCACAAACAGTCAGAGTCATGCTAAACGTTCTGAATTTATCTTCTATTATTCAGGACATTCTGATGAAAACGCTCTTTTGCTTGGTGATATTCCTTATGATTATTCAGCATTAAAAGCTGCAATTACTGAGGTTCCAAGTGATATTCACGTTGTAATTCTTGATTCCTGCTACTCTGGAAACTTCATCCGTACAAAGGGTGGTCAGAAGCGTAAACCATTTTTGATTGATGATTCTTCTGTAGTAACCGGACATGCATATCTTTCATCAAGTTCTACTAATGAATATTCTCAGGAATCAGATGAAATTGAATCCTCTTACTTCACAAATGCAATGATTACAGGTCTTCGTGGAGCTGCAGATGCTTCTGGTGATAACAAGGTAACTTTGAATGAACTGTATTCTTATGCCTTCAACGATACTCTTTCAAAAACAGAATCAAGTAAGGCAGGACCTCAGCATCCAAATTACAACATCACTCTTGTAGGTTCAGGAGACCTGATTCTTTCTGATATCTCAAGTGGTGAAGCAATGCTTTCTCTTTCAAAGGATGCAAAGGGTAAGTTCATCATCCGTAATGCAGAAGGTAAACTGATTTCAGAAATCAATAAGGTTGCCGGTCAGCCAATTTTTATGGCTCTTCCAGCTGCTCAGTATTCTGCGATTATTATTGATGAATACTCAACAAAACAGGGTTACTTCATTCTTGAAAAAGATCAGATTTATGTGCTTGATCAGAATTCTCTTACAAGCATTAAGAGAAAATCTAATCGTGTGCGCGGAAATACATCAGACGACGCAGATGATGACATTCTTCCAATTGATGATCTTGATGAACGAAAACCAGCCAGAAGAGGCTCAAGACGCCGTTATGATACAGAAGAAGAAATTTCTGTAATCTCTATAGAACCTTCTGAATCTTCTGAAGAAAAATCAGAAAGCAAAAAAGAAGATCAGTTTATTTCCTTCTTTGAAACCTTTAATTCCCGCAATATGACTTATTTCCATATGTCTGCAGTACCAGGAATTTCAATTACAGGTGGAGAAAAAGAGTATTCCCTCTTCTCTATGGGTCTTATTGGTGCTCTTGATACAAATGTCTGTGCCTTACAATGGTCAAATATTATGAGTATCACAACTCATAATATGATTGGTGGGCAGATGTCCGGTATTTTTAATACTGCAGGCCAGGTATATGGTGTTCAGGCAGCTGGACTTTTCAATACTTCTGGAAATGTAAACGGAGGCCAGTTCTCAGGTCTTTTCAATGTTGGTAAAAAGGTGAACGGTATTCAAACTGCGGGCCTTTTCAATGTTGCAAATGAGATAAATGGTGTACAGACTGCCGGATTATTCAACTATGCAAAAGAAGTTTCTGGTGTTCAGATTGGTTTAATCAACTATGCTGAAAAAAGCAACGGTATTGCAATCGGTTTAATCAATATCATTAAAGACGGTATGCATCATGTTGGTTTCAACTGGGATTCAAACGGTATGTTTGATGTATTCCTCCAGAGCGGAACAAAGAATCTGTTTATCACTTTCGGTGCTGCAATGGACAGACGGGATATATTCGAAAAGTATAATGAAAATCGTACTGTGATTCTTTACAGTGGTCTTGGTACAGAATTGAGATTTGGCTTCTCTAGTCTTGATTTTGAAGTTCTTTTCAAGAGCGTTTACAATCAGGATTATATGCCTACTACATATCAGGAATTCAAAGAGTTCAATTTTGCGTCTATCATGATTCCTTCGTTCAGATTTACATTTAATATTCTGAGCATGAACCATCTTGATCTTGGACTGGGCTTAAGCCTTGATATTCAGAACAAAGGAACTAACGACAGAGCCTTTGATTATACTTACCACCGATGGGGTTCAGATAATAATGAAACAAATCTTTACCCGGCTGTATTCCTCGGCTTTAAGATTAAATAA
- a CDS encoding methyl-accepting chemotaxis protein, with amino-acid sequence MAKTRIGKLRISLAVKLLVMFLAVLFVANIIFGEVAYREASVGMTRSVYSQIDSLSWDVVHQIQAINDKHFQTLHSIAELAIMKDETVSLADKQNQLKKVAASIGSNIQNMAFYDAQGNAITDDGRLMNFAARPYFKESFSGKDFVSDPALSAVTNSILQHYGVPVYNENHKPIGAIVMVIQGNTILDTISKIDMGGGLHPSVINWATSTTVANANEGTDENANGDQQLDETQGLGLILANIFQGKEGIDAFEDPNIHVHLIASYKKIPGTTWTLFGVASYDYYFGTLSSMNRSLTYVNMITLLISAVIIVILVRLLIKPLTVVKKSIETIASGNADLTQRIPAASNDEIGDVVRGFNTFVEKLQGIVTNLQISKSNLISVDSGLQETTQDASASITEIIANIESVNKQILSQADSVQETAGAVNQISSNISSLERMIESQAASVTEASASVEQMIGNINAVNNSVGKMIESFHTLQEHSSAGFTTQNNANEKIMRIEEQSKMLQEANIAIANIAEQTNLLAMNAAIEAAHAGEAGKGFAVVADEIRKLSETSTDQSKTIGNELQKISETIQDVVSVSSETNTAFTAITNSIAETSQIIEQIKGAMEEQQIGSKQIIDALHAMNNSTSEVRSASDEMTEGNKHILKEIEKLQISTDSMKGSIDEMQIGVERMNATGAALSVITGTVADNIKKIGSEIDLFKV; translated from the coding sequence ATGGCTAAAACAAGAATTGGTAAACTTCGTATTTCTTTAGCAGTCAAGTTGTTGGTAATGTTTCTGGCAGTTCTTTTTGTCGCAAACATTATCTTTGGAGAAGTTGCATATAGAGAAGCTTCTGTTGGAATGACTAGAAGTGTTTATAGTCAGATAGATTCTCTTTCCTGGGATGTTGTTCACCAGATTCAGGCTATAAACGATAAGCACTTTCAGACTCTTCATTCAATTGCAGAACTTGCTATTATGAAGGATGAAACAGTTTCTCTGGCAGATAAACAGAATCAGCTGAAAAAAGTTGCTGCTTCAATTGGCTCAAATATTCAGAATATGGCCTTTTATGATGCACAGGGAAATGCAATTACAGATGATGGCCGTCTTATGAATTTTGCAGCCCGTCCTTATTTCAAAGAATCTTTTTCTGGAAAAGATTTTGTTTCGGATCCTGCATTAAGTGCTGTTACTAATAGTATTCTTCAGCATTATGGAGTACCGGTATATAACGAAAATCATAAACCAATTGGTGCAATCGTAATGGTTATCCAGGGAAATACAATCCTTGATACAATTTCAAAGATCGATATGGGTGGTGGACTGCATCCATCGGTTATCAACTGGGCTACAAGTACAACTGTTGCAAATGCAAATGAAGGAACTGATGAAAATGCAAATGGAGATCAGCAGCTTGATGAAACACAAGGACTTGGTCTTATTCTTGCAAATATCTTCCAGGGAAAAGAAGGTATCGATGCCTTTGAAGATCCTAATATTCATGTACATCTTATTGCTTCATACAAAAAAATCCCTGGTACAACCTGGACACTGTTTGGTGTAGCTTCATATGATTATTACTTTGGTACACTGAGTTCAATGAATCGCTCTCTTACATATGTAAATATGATAACACTTTTAATTTCTGCTGTCATAATTGTTATTCTTGTAAGACTTCTTATTAAGCCTCTTACTGTTGTAAAGAAATCTATTGAAACAATTGCCAGTGGAAATGCAGATCTTACACAGCGTATTCCAGCAGCTTCAAATGATGAAATTGGTGATGTAGTTCGGGGCTTTAATACCTTCGTTGAAAAACTTCAGGGAATTGTAACAAATCTCCAGATATCTAAATCAAATCTTATTAGTGTTGATAGCGGACTTCAGGAAACAACACAGGATGCTTCTGCATCAATTACAGAAATTATTGCAAATATCGAAAGCGTAAATAAACAGATTCTTAGTCAGGCTGATTCTGTACAGGAAACTGCCGGCGCGGTAAATCAGATCAGTTCAAATATCAGTTCTCTTGAGCGTATGATTGAATCTCAGGCTGCAAGTGTAACTGAGGCTTCTGCCTCTGTAGAACAGATGATTGGAAATATCAATGCTGTTAATAATTCTGTAGGAAAGATGATTGAATCCTTCCATACATTACAGGAGCACTCTTCAGCTGGTTTCACTACACAGAATAATGCAAATGAAAAAATCATGCGTATTGAGGAACAGTCTAAGATGCTTCAGGAAGCAAATATCGCTATTGCCAATATTGCAGAACAGACAAACCTTCTTGCTATGAATGCGGCAATCGAAGCGGCACATGCTGGTGAAGCAGGTAAAGGATTCGCTGTCGTTGCCGATGAAATCCGTAAGCTTTCAGAAACTTCAACTGATCAGTCTAAGACAATTGGAAATGAGCTTCAGAAGATTTCTGAGACTATCCAGGATGTTGTAAGCGTTTCAAGCGAAACAAACACAGCCTTTACAGCAATTACTAACAGTATTGCAGAAACCAGTCAGATTATTGAGCAGATTAAGGGTGCAATGGAAGAGCAGCAGATTGGTTCTAAGCAGATTATAGATGCTTTGCATGCTATGAATAATTCAACTTCTGAAGTACGTTCTGCATCTGATGAAATGACAGAAGGAAATAAACACATTCTCAAGGAAATTGAGAAACTTCAGATTTCAACTGACTCAATGAAGGGTAGTATTGATGAAATGCAGATTGGTGTTGAGCGAATGAATGCAACTGGTGCAGCCCTTTCTGTAATCACCGGCACTGTTGCCGACAATATTAAGAAGATTGGTTCAGAGATTGATTTGTTCAAAGTTTAA
- the rocF gene encoding arginase has protein sequence MNVHILEMPLDFGASRHGSDMGPSAIRLAGIKEKLESIGHTTYVHTDIFKATAQEYEKPGNPNAKYLKPIVRACNKLASSVEIITSEGDFPLVLGGDHSVVLGSLAGLAATAKKTGQKIGVLYVDAHGDFNTNETTPTGNIHGECLAASAGLGLPELTNLYFDGQKVDPKNICFVGSRDLDPGEKKLMKEAGVTVFTMSDIDRQGFDTVVEKVKTFFKKVDIIHVSFDMDCLDPMFAPGTGIPLPGGLTNREALLLMEEIATTGKVKSAEIVEVNPILDVRNQTAILAVNLAARLLGETLY, from the coding sequence ATGAATGTACATATTTTGGAAATGCCACTGGACTTTGGTGCCAGCAGACACGGTTCAGACATGGGACCTTCTGCAATCAGACTTGCAGGAATAAAAGAGAAACTTGAATCAATCGGACACACAACTTACGTTCACACAGATATTTTTAAAGCTACTGCACAGGAATATGAAAAACCTGGAAATCCAAATGCAAAATACTTAAAACCAATTGTAAGAGCCTGCAACAAACTTGCCTCTTCTGTTGAAATCATAACTTCCGAAGGAGATTTCCCGCTTGTTCTTGGTGGTGATCACTCTGTAGTTCTTGGTTCTCTTGCCGGACTTGCAGCTACTGCAAAAAAAACTGGCCAGAAAATTGGTGTACTTTATGTAGATGCCCATGGCGATTTTAATACAAATGAGACAACACCAACAGGAAATATTCACGGTGAATGTCTTGCGGCTTCTGCAGGCCTTGGACTTCCTGAACTCACAAATCTATATTTTGATGGTCAGAAGGTTGATCCAAAGAATATCTGTTTTGTAGGTTCACGCGATCTTGACCCGGGCGAGAAAAAGCTGATGAAGGAAGCCGGCGTTACAGTTTTCACAATGAGCGATATTGACCGCCAGGGTTTTGATACTGTTGTAGAAAAGGTAAAAACCTTCTTCAAAAAGGTTGATATTATTCACGTAAGTTTTGACATGGACTGTCTGGATCCTATGTTTGCACCGGGAACTGGTATTCCGCTCCCAGGTGGACTTACAAACCGCGAAGCACTTCTTCTTATGGAAGAAATTGCTACAACCGGCAAAGTAAAATCAGCTGAAATCGTAGAAGTAAACCCTATTCTGGATGTACGAAATCAGACTGCAATACTTGCTGTAAATCTTGCAGCACGTTTGCTTGGCGAAACTCTTTATTAA
- the htpG gene encoding molecular chaperone HtpG, translating to MAKYEFQTEVNQLLKLIIHSLYSNKDIFLREIVSNASDALDKLKYLTVSDEAFKAIKFEPRIDITFDEKDSTLTVQDSGIGMTDEDLTNNLGTIARSGTKAFMEQLTAEASKDSALIGQFGVGFYSAFMAANKIDVYTRKAAGDGKIWHWSSDGTNSYEIEEVAVDSAAAKKYGFDKPELSGSAIEMHLNDDSKEFASRWKIEELIKKYSDHIAFPIFLHYEQKKYDDKGKETGSESKIDQVNSASALWKRSKSELKDEDYNEFYKTFGHDGQDPLHYVHTHAEGTQEYTTLFFVPQTAPFDMYQADYKSGLKLYVKRVFITDDDRELLPSYLRFVRGIIDSEDLPLNVSREILQQNRILDNIKSASVKKLLSEFKKMGEAADKAKKVAEADRTDDDKKAIEKWSKFVKNFNRPMKEGLYSDYANRDEIAEIVRFKSTDASGTGDDNYTSFADYVQRMKTDQKSIFYISGSDEKNLRANPLVKAYTDKGFEVLIMDDDIDDIVIPGFGKYKNEFELKAVNRAGSDEDLGGDKEEAKKKEEAFKPVVEKIKKALGDKVKEVKLSKTLSGENPSCIVVDENDPSYQMIQMMRAMGQAGPDLKPILEVNGDHPILAKIKESDDEALIADVSEVLFTQALMIAGMEVKEPAEFVKHLNNLLSK from the coding sequence ATGGCAAAATATGAATTTCAGACAGAAGTAAATCAGCTTCTTAAACTTATCATTCATTCACTTTATTCAAATAAGGATATTTTCCTCCGGGAAATCGTTTCAAATGCATCAGATGCTCTTGATAAATTAAAGTATCTTACAGTTTCTGATGAAGCTTTTAAGGCAATTAAGTTTGAGCCAAGAATCGACATCACTTTTGATGAAAAGGACAGCACACTTACTGTTCAGGATTCTGGTATTGGTATGACAGACGAGGACCTCACAAACAACCTCGGTACAATTGCCCGCTCCGGTACAAAGGCATTTATGGAGCAGCTTACAGCTGAGGCAAGCAAGGATTCTGCTCTTATCGGTCAGTTCGGTGTAGGTTTCTACTCTGCATTCATGGCTGCAAATAAGATTGATGTTTATACACGCAAGGCAGCAGGTGACGGAAAAATCTGGCACTGGTCTTCTGACGGTACAAACTCTTACGAAATTGAAGAAGTAGCCGTAGATAGTGCTGCTGCTAAGAAATATGGTTTTGATAAACCTGAATTGAGCGGATCTGCAATCGAAATGCACTTGAACGACGACAGCAAGGAATTCGCTTCACGCTGGAAGATTGAAGAGCTTATCAAAAAGTATTCAGACCACATTGCATTCCCTATCTTCCTTCACTACGAACAGAAAAAATATGATGATAAGGGAAAAGAAACTGGCAGCGAGAGCAAAATTGACCAGGTAAACAGCGCTTCTGCACTTTGGAAGAGAAGCAAGAGCGAACTTAAGGACGAAGATTACAACGAGTTCTACAAGACATTCGGCCACGACGGACAGGATCCACTCCACTACGTTCACACACATGCAGAAGGAACTCAAGAATATACAACATTGTTCTTTGTTCCACAGACAGCTCCTTTTGATATGTACCAGGCTGATTACAAGAGCGGACTTAAGCTCTATGTAAAGCGTGTATTCATCACTGATGATGACCGAGAATTGTTGCCATCTTACCTCCGCTTTGTACGTGGTATTATCGACAGCGAAGACTTGCCATTAAACGTAAGCCGTGAAATCCTTCAGCAGAACCGCATCCTCGACAATATTAAATCTGCATCTGTAAAGAAATTGCTCAGCGAGTTCAAGAAGATGGGCGAAGCCGCAGACAAGGCAAAGAAAGTTGCAGAAGCAGACCGCACAGACGACGACAAGAAAGCAATTGAAAAGTGGAGCAAGTTCGTAAAGAACTTCAACCGTCCTATGAAGGAAGGTCTCTACAGCGACTACGCAAACCGCGACGAAATTGCAGAAATCGTTCGCTTTAAGTCTACAGATGCAAGTGGAACTGGTGATGACAACTACACAAGCTTTGCAGACTATGTTCAGCGCATGAAGACAGACCAGAAGTCAATCTTCTACATCAGCGGAAGCGACGAAAAGAACCTTCGTGCAAATCCACTCGTAAAAGCATACACAGATAAGGGCTTTGAAGTTCTTATTATGGATGATGATATTGATGACATCGTAATTCCAGGATTCGGAAAATATAAGAACGAGTTCGAGCTTAAGGCTGTAAACCGCGCTGGTTCAGACGAAGACCTCGGCGGCGACAAAGAAGAAGCTAAGAAGAAGGAAGAAGCATTCAAGCCTGTAGTTGAAAAGATTAAGAAGGCTCTCGGTGACAAGGTTAAGGAAGTTAAGCTTTCTAAGACCTTGAGCGGTGAAAACCCATCTTGTATCGTTGTAGATGAAAATGATCCAAGCTATCAGATGATTCAGATGATGCGCGCTATGGGTCAGGCTGGTCCTGATTTGAAGCCAATCCTCGAAGTAAATGGTGACCACCCAATTCTCGCAAAGATTAAGGAAAGCGACGACGAAGCTCTGATTGCAGACGTTTCAGAAGTTCTCTTCACTCAGGCATTGATGATTGCCGGTATGGAAGTTAAGGAACCTGCGGAGTTCGTAAAGCATCTTAATAATCTGTTGAGTAAATAA
- a CDS encoding YitT family protein yields MRDNVRLFLRFLLVTAGAAVMALNLNTFVSTAGLLPGGFTGISLLLQEVFSKFFKIHVPFTVFYWGLNIVPALICFRFVGKRFTLLSIWAIIASGLFTDLFPGFQMTDDIMLCSIFGGIVNGFAISLCLLAGATSGGTDFISIYVSEKTGHSIWNHILVFNVIILGIFGLLFGWSRALYSIVFQFVSTQILNFLYKRYQKSTLLIITDYPAQIIQVIREITGHDATLFTGNGCYQGTERKMLYTVISSDEEDKLLRSIKKTDPCAFVNILQTKMLKGNFIMKKQD; encoded by the coding sequence ATGAGAGACAATGTTAGACTTTTTCTGAGATTTTTACTCGTAACTGCAGGTGCCGCTGTTATGGCACTGAACCTTAATACCTTTGTATCTACCGCAGGCTTACTCCCGGGCGGCTTCACTGGTATTTCACTTTTACTTCAGGAAGTCTTTTCCAAATTCTTTAAGATTCATGTTCCTTTTACTGTTTTTTACTGGGGGCTTAATATTGTACCGGCTCTTATCTGTTTCCGCTTCGTTGGAAAAAGATTCACACTGCTTTCCATCTGGGCAATTATTGCATCCGGTCTTTTTACAGATCTGTTCCCGGGCTTTCAGATGACAGATGATATTATGCTCTGCTCCATCTTTGGTGGAATTGTAAATGGTTTTGCAATCAGTCTTTGTCTTTTAGCTGGCGCAACCAGTGGCGGTACAGATTTTATTTCGATTTATGTTTCTGAAAAAACAGGTCACAGTATCTGGAATCATATCCTTGTTTTTAATGTGATTATTCTTGGAATTTTCGGTCTCTTATTTGGCTGGAGCCGCGCGCTGTATTCAATTGTATTTCAGTTTGTAAGCACTCAGATTCTGAACTTCCTTTACAAGAGATACCAGAAATCTACACTTTTGATTATTACTGATTATCCTGCTCAGATTATACAGGTGATTCGCGAAATAACAGGTCATGACGCAACACTTTTTACTGGAAACGGCTGCTATCAGGGAACCGAGCGTAAAATGCTTTACACTGTAATTTCTTCAGATGAAGAAGACAAACTGCTTCGTTCCATAAAAAAAACAGACCCTTGCGCATTCGTCAACATTCTGCAGACAAAAATGCTCAAGGGTAATTTCATTATGAAAAAGCAGGATTAG
- a CDS encoding long-chain fatty acid--CoA ligase, translated as MIFDENYTVPKMIKNSAEQFSEVNAQMKRIKNGQFEPVLYREVYQLGLDFGAALLSLGIQRGDPIGLISDNRAEWLYVDLGIMNIGAVDVPRGCDATPIDLEKILSITEAKYCVVENNSQVTKLLSLKDKLPALKTIISIESDVKADNQETAKAAGVTILLYEDLMKIGQKWRIENKGKVEEELEKGKGDELATIIFTSGTTGTPKGVMLTHHNFLAQLDEIPERIFLNPGDRALSVLPVWHVFEREVEYVILIQGACLCYSKPVGSILLADFKTLNPHLLPAVPRVFEAVYDGITKKMRKTGGIVLAMFNFFVRVAKIQKAMSRRMFNKNACYTRYYPVFWWIVCLIPWTLLWPLYGLGNLLVFRKIKSMLGTNFRAGVAGGGAFPKFIDEFFWAIGVQIVEGYGLTETAPIVAVRPMADPIFRTIGSPIRGVEARIVDPQDGFVLGRCKEGVLQIKGPTVMKGYYKRPDLTAKVINEDGWLDTGDLAIMTIHNELCIKGRIKDTIVLRGGENLEPLPIETKLSESRYIKQAVVVGQDQRYLAALILVDEDEIKNYAAYNGLQYDTYENLLESEAIQKLYETEIANLISAKNGFKMFERISKFSLITKPFEVGVELSAKQEIMRFRINDLYKDKIESMFTE; from the coding sequence ATGATTTTTGATGAGAATTACACTGTTCCAAAAATGATAAAGAATTCTGCTGAGCAGTTTTCTGAAGTAAATGCACAGATGAAGCGCATAAAGAATGGTCAGTTTGAACCTGTGCTTTATCGTGAAGTATACCAGCTTGGTCTTGATTTTGGTGCAGCTTTACTCAGCCTTGGAATTCAGCGTGGCGATCCAATTGGTCTTATTTCTGATAACCGTGCAGAATGGTTATATGTAGACCTCGGTATTATGAATATTGGAGCTGTTGATGTTCCACGAGGCTGTGATGCAACTCCAATCGACCTTGAAAAAATCCTTTCTATTACAGAAGCTAAGTATTGTGTAGTTGAAAATAACTCACAGGTTACAAAACTTCTTTCTTTAAAAGATAAGCTTCCTGCACTTAAAACAATCATATCTATTGAAAGTGATGTAAAAGCAGATAATCAGGAAACTGCAAAGGCTGCAGGAGTAACAATTCTTCTTTATGAAGATCTGATGAAGATTGGCCAGAAATGGCGTATTGAAAATAAGGGTAAAGTAGAAGAAGAACTTGAAAAGGGTAAGGGTGATGAACTTGCTACAATCATCTTTACTTCTGGAACTACAGGTACACCAAAGGGAGTAATGCTTACTCATCACAATTTCCTTGCTCAGCTTGATGAAATTCCAGAGCGTATCTTCCTGAACCCTGGTGACAGAGCATTAAGCGTGCTTCCAGTATGGCATGTTTTTGAACGCGAAGTTGAATACGTAATTTTGATTCAGGGTGCATGTCTTTGTTATTCTAAGCCGGTTGGTTCAATTCTTCTGGCAGACTTTAAGACACTTAATCCACATCTTCTTCCAGCTGTTCCTCGTGTATTCGAAGCAGTTTATGATGGAATTACAAAGAAGATGCGTAAAACAGGTGGTATTGTTCTTGCAATGTTTAACTTCTTTGTTCGCGTTGCAAAGATTCAGAAGGCAATGTCTCGACGCATGTTCAACAAAAATGCCTGCTATACACGCTACTATCCTGTATTCTGGTGGATTGTTTGTCTGATTCCTTGGACTCTTTTGTGGCCACTGTATGGTCTTGGAAATCTTCTTGTATTCAGAAAAATCAAATCTATGCTTGGTACAAACTTCCGTGCCGGTGTTGCTGGTGGTGGTGCCTTCCCTAAGTTTATTGATGAATTCTTCTGGGCAATCGGAGTTCAGATTGTAGAAGGTTATGGACTTACAGAAACTGCTCCAATCGTTGCAGTTCGCCCTATGGCTGATCCAATTTTCAGAACTATCGGTTCTCCAATCCGTGGTGTTGAAGCACGCATTGTTGACCCACAGGACGGTTTTGTTCTTGGCCGCTGTAAAGAAGGTGTTCTTCAGATTAAGGGACCAACAGTAATGAAAGGTTACTACAAACGCCCAGACCTTACTGCAAAGGTAATCAATGAAGACGGCTGGCTTGATACTGGTGACCTTGCAATTATGACAATTCATAACGAACTTTGTATTAAGGGCCGTATTAAGGATACAATCGTTCTTCGCGGTGGTGAAAACCTTGAACCTCTTCCTATTGAAACAAAGCTTTCTGAATCACGCTATATTAAGCAGGCTGTAGTTGTTGGTCAGGACCAGCGCTACCTTGCAGCTTTAATTCTTGTTGATGAAGATGAAATTAAAAACTACGCTGCTTACAATGGTTTGCAGTATGATACTTACGAAAATCTTCTTGAATCAGAAGCAATTCAGAAGCTTTACGAAACAGAAATCGCAAACCTTATCAGTGCAAAGAACGGCTTCAAGATGTTCGAACGTATTTCAAAGTTCTCCCTCATCACAAAGCCATTCGAAGTTGGCGTAGAACTTTCAGCAAAACAGGAAATCATGCGCTTCCGCATCAACGATTTGTATAAAGATAAGATTGAATCGATGTTCACTGAGTAG